A region of Streptomyces sp. R44 DNA encodes the following proteins:
- a CDS encoding (2Fe-2S)-binding protein, translated as MSDEHRGQTGGWEPLPQSEGYDGDATAFVQLPPDFMLDGVPLEAPGHGYVPPMITPLQPLAPAATTDPSATGSWTVHVPTEAQQPQYFEGGEYGEQDGSFQGVEHFQPPAYVEHAVEHVGHVEHAVGHVEHVDYAEPDPHATAEWRFEEAAAPAADPGTDPGATGQWRIPAEAAEAAAAPAAAEPEEAQAPASPASPASYAEAPATLPGGAPAPWALPEEPAVEEAVEAPEEALEAVSELAPEVAPAVAPEASPEAVTEAAAEEAPRAPAATVALPVDASTDSDEHPHTSYTLRVNGTDRPVTGSWIGESLLYVLRERLGLAGAKDGCSQGECGACNVQVDGRLVASCLVPAATAAGSEVRTVEGLAADGEPSDVQRAMAKCGTVQCGFCIPGMCMTVHDLLEGNHAPTELETRQALAGNLCRCSGYRGVLDAVRDVVAEREAAAAATAPEAADEARIPHQIPHPHDGGMA; from the coding sequence ATGAGCGACGAGCACAGGGGTCAGACGGGCGGCTGGGAGCCGCTCCCGCAGAGCGAGGGCTACGACGGCGACGCGACCGCCTTCGTCCAGCTGCCGCCCGACTTCATGCTGGACGGCGTGCCCCTGGAGGCGCCCGGCCACGGCTACGTACCGCCGATGATCACCCCGCTCCAGCCGCTCGCCCCGGCCGCGACGACGGACCCGTCGGCGACGGGCTCGTGGACGGTGCACGTCCCGACGGAGGCGCAGCAGCCGCAGTACTTCGAGGGCGGCGAGTACGGGGAGCAGGACGGGTCCTTCCAGGGCGTCGAGCACTTCCAGCCGCCGGCGTACGTGGAGCACGCCGTCGAGCACGTCGGGCACGTCGAGCACGCCGTCGGGCATGTCGAGCACGTCGACTACGCCGAGCCGGACCCGCACGCGACGGCGGAGTGGCGCTTCGAGGAGGCGGCGGCTCCGGCGGCCGACCCGGGGACCGACCCGGGGGCCACGGGGCAGTGGCGGATCCCGGCCGAGGCGGCGGAGGCGGCTGCGGCTCCGGCTGCCGCGGAGCCGGAGGAGGCACAGGCGCCCGCCTCGCCCGCCTCGCCCGCCTCGTACGCCGAGGCTCCGGCGACGCTGCCGGGGGGCGCGCCCGCGCCGTGGGCGCTCCCTGAGGAGCCGGCGGTGGAGGAGGCCGTGGAGGCCCCCGAGGAGGCGCTGGAGGCCGTATCGGAGCTCGCGCCGGAGGTCGCACCGGCCGTCGCGCCCGAGGCGTCTCCCGAGGCCGTGACGGAGGCCGCGGCGGAGGAGGCTCCCCGGGCCCCCGCCGCCACCGTGGCCCTGCCCGTCGACGCGTCCACGGACAGCGACGAGCACCCCCACACCTCGTACACCCTGAGGGTCAACGGCACCGACCGGCCCGTCACCGGTTCCTGGATCGGCGAGTCGCTGCTCTACGTCCTGCGCGAGCGCCTCGGCCTCGCCGGGGCCAAGGACGGCTGCTCGCAGGGCGAGTGCGGCGCGTGCAACGTGCAGGTCGACGGCCGTCTCGTCGCCTCCTGCCTGGTGCCCGCGGCGACCGCCGCGGGGAGCGAGGTGCGGACGGTCGAGGGCCTCGCGGCCGACGGCGAGCCCTCGGACGTGCAGCGGGCGATGGCGAAGTGCGGCACGGTCCAGTGCGGCTTCTGCATCCCCGGCATGTGCATGACCGTGCACGACCTCCTGGAGGGCAACCACGCCCCCACGGAGCTGGAGACCCGCCAGGCCCTCGCCGGCAACCTCTGCCGCTGCTCCGGCTACCGGGGCGTGCTCGACGCCGTCCGGGACGTCGTCGCCGAGCGCGAGGCGGCCGCCGCGGCCACCGCGCCCGAGGCCGCCGACGAGGCCCGCATCCCGCACCAGATTCCCCACCCGCACGACGGAGGCATGGCGTGA
- a CDS encoding FAD binding domain-containing protein: protein MTTHAPQTAQSVTLPASLDEAVAALTAMPAAVPVAGGTDLMAAVNKGQLRPAGLVGLSRINEIRGWQYQDGHALLGAGLTHARMGRPDFAALIPALAAASRAAGPPQIRNAGTLGGNIVTAAPTGDSLPVLAALEADLVVLGPLGSREIPVSHLLAGRDLLAPGELVAFVRVPLLHAPQVFVKATGRTGPARATASVAVVLDPARRGVRCAVGAVAPMPLRPLEAERWIASLVDWDNDRGLAPEALAAFGEYVAAACIPDPPGDEQLPPAVLHLRRTVAALARRALGRALA, encoded by the coding sequence TTGACCACGCACGCACCACAGACGGCGCAGTCCGTGACGCTGCCCGCCTCGCTCGACGAGGCCGTGGCAGCGCTCACGGCCATGCCGGCCGCCGTCCCCGTCGCCGGCGGCACCGACCTCATGGCCGCCGTCAACAAAGGCCAGCTCCGGCCCGCCGGACTCGTCGGCCTGAGCCGCATCAACGAGATCCGCGGCTGGCAGTACCAGGACGGCCACGCCCTCCTCGGCGCCGGCCTCACCCACGCCCGCATGGGCCGCCCCGACTTCGCCGCCCTCATCCCGGCCCTCGCCGCCGCCTCCCGCGCGGCCGGGCCGCCCCAGATCCGCAACGCCGGCACCCTCGGCGGCAACATCGTCACCGCCGCGCCCACCGGCGACTCGCTGCCCGTCCTCGCCGCCCTGGAAGCCGACCTCGTCGTCCTCGGCCCGCTCGGCAGCCGCGAGATCCCCGTCTCCCACCTCCTCGCGGGCCGCGACCTGCTCGCCCCCGGCGAGCTCGTCGCCTTCGTCCGCGTCCCGCTGCTCCACGCCCCCCAGGTCTTCGTCAAGGCCACCGGCCGCACCGGCCCGGCCCGCGCCACCGCCTCCGTCGCCGTCGTCCTCGACCCGGCCCGGCGGGGCGTGCGCTGCGCGGTCGGCGCCGTCGCCCCCATGCCGCTGCGGCCCCTGGAGGCCGAGCGCTGGATCGCCTCGCTGGTGGACTGGGACAACGACCGGGGGCTCGCGCCGGAGGCGCTCGCGGCGTTCGGCGAGTACGTCGCCGCCGCCTGCATCCCGGACCCGCCGGGCGACGAACAGTTGCCCCCGGCCGTACTGCACCTGCGGCGCACGGTCGCCGCACTCGCCCGACGGGCACTGGGGAGGGCACTGGCATGA
- a CDS encoding DUF3039 domain-containing protein: MSTLEPERGAGTGTLVEPTPQVSHGDGDHERYAHYVQKDKIMASALDGTPVVALCGKVWVPGRDPKKYPVCPMCKEIYDSMGAGGDKDKGGKDK; this comes from the coding sequence ATGAGCACTCTCGAGCCCGAGCGCGGGGCAGGTACGGGAACCCTCGTCGAGCCGACGCCGCAGGTGTCCCACGGTGACGGCGACCACGAGCGCTACGCCCACTACGTCCAGAAGGACAAGATCATGGCGAGCGCCCTCGACGGCACGCCCGTCGTGGCGCTGTGCGGAAAGGTCTGGGTACCGGGGCGCGACCCCAAGAAGTACCCGGTCTGTCCGATGTGCAAGGAGATCTACGACTCCATGGGCGCGGGCGGCGACAAGGACAAGGGCGGCAAGGACAAGTAG
- a CDS encoding carbohydrate ABC transporter permease, whose amino-acid sequence MTTSRTFRIRRPGRLAAEAVTLLVAAAVAFPLYWMLLSALKPAGEIQSTHPRPWTLSPSLDSFRRVFEQQDFGRYFVNSLIVAGTVVLASALIAFLAATAVTRFRFRFRTTLLVMFLVAQMVPVEALTIPLFFLMRDAGLLNTLGSLVLPHLAFSLPFAIWMLRGFVQAVPEALEEQAQIDGASRARFLWQILFPLVLPGLVATSVFSFISTWNDFLFAKSFLISDTSQSTLPMALLVFFKPDENDWGGIMAGSTVMTIPVLVFFVLVQRRLVSGLGGAVKD is encoded by the coding sequence GTGACCACTTCCCGTACGTTCCGCATCCGGCGTCCCGGGCGGCTCGCCGCCGAGGCCGTCACCCTGCTCGTCGCGGCCGCCGTCGCCTTCCCGCTGTACTGGATGCTGCTCTCCGCCCTCAAACCGGCCGGCGAGATCCAGTCCACGCACCCCCGCCCCTGGACGCTCTCCCCGTCCCTCGACTCCTTCCGGCGCGTCTTCGAGCAGCAGGACTTCGGCCGGTACTTCGTCAACTCGCTCATCGTCGCGGGCACGGTCGTCCTCGCCTCGGCCCTCATCGCCTTCCTCGCGGCGACGGCCGTCACCCGGTTCCGCTTCCGGTTCCGGACGACGCTGCTCGTCATGTTCCTCGTCGCCCAGATGGTGCCGGTCGAGGCGCTGACCATCCCGCTGTTCTTCCTCATGCGGGACGCCGGGCTCCTCAACACCCTAGGCTCGCTCGTCCTGCCGCACCTCGCCTTCTCCCTGCCGTTCGCGATCTGGATGCTGCGCGGCTTCGTCCAGGCGGTCCCCGAGGCGCTGGAGGAACAGGCCCAGATCGACGGCGCGAGCCGCGCCCGCTTCCTCTGGCAGATCCTCTTCCCGCTGGTCCTCCCCGGCCTCGTGGCGACGAGCGTCTTCTCGTTCATCTCGACCTGGAACGACTTCCTCTTCGCGAAGTCCTTCCTCATCAGCGACACCTCGCAGTCGACCCTCCCCATGGCGCTGCTCGTCTTCTTCAAGCCCGACGAGAACGACTGGGGAGGAATCATGGCCGGGTCGACCGTGATGACGATCCCGGTGCTCGTCTTCTTCGTACTCGTACAGCGCCGCCTGGTCTCCGGACTCGGCGGGGCGGTGAAGGACTGA
- a CDS encoding carbohydrate ABC transporter permease, translating into MTIQLTRAAAPVKAPAPTSRRPSPWTPWLYLLPALAVLGGLLVYPLYQLGLISFLEYTQAQVSGGEPTSFQGFGNYTALFTDPQFRQVLLATVVFAAACVLTTLAVGCSLAVLLTRVRALPRLLLMLAALGAWATPAVTGSTVWVFLFDPDFGPVNRLLGLGDFSWTYGRYSAFALVLLEVVWCSFPFVMVTVYAGIKAIPSEVLEAAALDGASQWRIWRSVTAPVLRPILVVVTIQSIIWDFKLFTQIYVMTNGGGIAGQNLVLNVYAYQKAFASSEYSLGSAIGVVMLLILLTVTLVHLRLLRRRGEEL; encoded by the coding sequence ATGACGATCCAGCTCACACGGGCCGCCGCACCGGTGAAGGCCCCCGCCCCCACGTCCCGGCGCCCCAGCCCCTGGACCCCCTGGCTCTACCTCCTGCCCGCCCTCGCCGTCCTCGGCGGACTCCTCGTCTACCCCCTCTACCAGCTCGGCCTGATCTCCTTCCTGGAGTACACCCAGGCCCAGGTCAGCGGCGGCGAACCGACCTCCTTCCAGGGCTTCGGCAACTACACGGCCCTCTTCACCGACCCCCAGTTCCGCCAGGTCCTCCTCGCCACCGTCGTCTTCGCCGCCGCCTGCGTCCTCACCACCCTCGCCGTCGGCTGCTCGCTCGCCGTCCTCCTCACGCGCGTGCGTGCCCTGCCCCGGCTCCTGCTGATGCTGGCCGCGCTCGGCGCCTGGGCGACCCCCGCCGTCACCGGCTCCACCGTCTGGGTCTTCCTCTTCGACCCCGACTTCGGCCCCGTCAACCGGCTCCTCGGGCTCGGCGACTTCTCCTGGACGTACGGGCGGTACAGCGCCTTCGCCCTCGTCCTCCTCGAAGTGGTCTGGTGCTCGTTCCCGTTCGTGATGGTGACGGTCTACGCCGGCATCAAGGCCATCCCGTCCGAGGTCCTGGAGGCCGCCGCCCTCGACGGCGCCTCGCAGTGGCGGATCTGGCGCTCGGTCACGGCCCCGGTGCTCCGGCCGATCCTGGTCGTCGTCACGATCCAGTCGATCATCTGGGACTTCAAGCTCTTCACCCAGATCTACGTGATGACGAACGGCGGCGGCATCGCCGGCCAGAACCTCGTCCTCAACGTGTACGCCTACCAGAAGGCCTTCGCCTCGTCCGAGTACAGCCTGGGCTCGGCGATCGGTGTCGTCATGCTGCTGATCCTGCTGACCGTGACCCTGGTCCACCTGCGGCTGCTGCGACGCCGGGGAGAAGAGCTGTGA
- a CDS encoding beta-N-acetylhexosaminidase produces MTSDQDLIPVPLSIEQHGDGRLPLDERTTLDAGPGTGSTARWLRAALGAATGLPFADGTGPHAIRLRITEETERPEAYRLTVGGPDAAVVIEGGGPAGVFWGAQTLRQLLGPDAYRKAPVRSDGPWDLPYVTIEDAPRFGWRGLLLDVSRHFTPKDDVLRLLDLLAAHKLNVFHFHLTDDQGWRLRIERYPRLTEVGAWRARTKWGHRASPLWTETPYGGFYTQDDIREIVAYAAERHITVVPEIDLPGHAQAAIAAHPELGNTDVVDTAALTVWDTWGVNPNVLAPTEAVLRFYEGVFEEVLDLFPSTFVHIGGDECPKDQWKASPAARARIEELGLADEDELQSWFIRHFDRWLTARGRRLIGWDEILEGGLAEGAAVSSWRGYAGGIAAAEAGHDVVMCPEQHVYLDHRQAPGEDEPMPIGYVRTLADVYRFEPVPPGLAPEAAAHILGTQANVWTEVMENRSRVDYQVFPRLAAFAEVAWSALPAPEARDHAGFERRMRTHYRRLDALGVEYRPPAGPHPWQQRPGVAGRPLEGTPPNV; encoded by the coding sequence ATGACCTCCGACCAGGACCTCATTCCCGTACCGCTCTCCATCGAGCAGCACGGCGACGGCCGGCTCCCGCTCGACGAGCGGACCACCCTCGACGCCGGGCCCGGCACCGGGTCCACCGCCCGGTGGCTGCGCGCCGCGCTCGGCGCCGCCACCGGACTGCCCTTCGCCGACGGCACCGGGCCGCACGCGATCCGGCTGAGGATCACCGAGGAGACGGAGCGACCCGAGGCGTACCGGCTCACGGTCGGCGGCCCGGACGCCGCCGTCGTCATCGAGGGCGGCGGCCCCGCAGGCGTCTTCTGGGGCGCCCAGACCCTCCGCCAGCTCCTCGGCCCCGACGCGTACCGCAAGGCGCCCGTACGGAGCGACGGCCCCTGGGACCTCCCGTACGTGACCATCGAGGACGCACCCCGCTTCGGCTGGCGCGGCCTCCTGCTCGACGTCTCCCGGCACTTCACGCCCAAGGACGACGTCCTGCGCCTGCTCGACCTGCTCGCCGCCCACAAGCTGAACGTCTTCCACTTCCACCTCACCGACGACCAGGGCTGGCGCCTCCGGATCGAGCGCTACCCCCGACTCACCGAGGTCGGCGCCTGGCGGGCCCGTACCAAGTGGGGGCACCGGGCCTCCCCGCTCTGGACCGAGACCCCGTACGGCGGCTTCTACACCCAGGACGACATCCGCGAGATCGTCGCGTACGCCGCCGAGCGGCACATCACCGTCGTCCCCGAGATCGACCTCCCCGGCCACGCGCAGGCCGCCATCGCCGCCCACCCCGAACTCGGCAACACCGACGTCGTCGACACCGCCGCCCTCACCGTCTGGGACACCTGGGGCGTCAACCCCAACGTCCTCGCCCCCACCGAGGCCGTCCTCCGCTTCTACGAGGGCGTCTTCGAAGAGGTCCTCGACCTCTTCCCGTCCACCTTCGTCCACATCGGCGGCGACGAGTGCCCCAAGGACCAGTGGAAGGCCTCCCCGGCCGCCCGGGCCCGCATCGAGGAACTCGGACTCGCCGACGAGGACGAGCTCCAGTCCTGGTTCATCCGCCACTTCGACCGCTGGCTCACCGCCCGCGGCCGCCGCCTCATCGGCTGGGACGAGATCCTGGAGGGCGGCCTCGCCGAAGGGGCGGCCGTCTCCTCCTGGCGGGGATACGCGGGCGGGATCGCCGCCGCCGAAGCCGGCCACGACGTCGTCATGTGCCCCGAACAGCACGTCTACCTGGACCACCGTCAGGCACCCGGCGAGGACGAACCGATGCCCATCGGATACGTCCGCACCCTCGCGGACGTCTACCGCTTCGAGCCCGTCCCGCCCGGCCTCGCACCCGAGGCCGCGGCCCACATCCTGGGAACCCAGGCCAACGTCTGGACCGAGGTCATGGAGAACCGCTCCCGCGTCGACTACCAGGTCTTCCCGCGCCTCGCCGCCTTCGCCGAGGTCGCCTGGTCCGCGCTCCCCGCGCCGGAGGCGCGCGACCACGCAGGCTTCGAGCGCCGCATGCGCACCCACTACCGGCGCCTGGACGCCCTCGGCGTCGAGTACCGCCCGCCCGCCGGACCCCACCCCTGGCAGCAGCGCCCCGGGGTGGCCGGCCGACCCCTGGAGGGCACGCCCCCGAACGTGTGA
- the murA gene encoding UDP-N-acetylglucosamine 1-carboxyvinyltransferase, with amino-acid sequence MTGTDDVLLVHGGTPLEGEIRVRGAKNLVPKAMVAALLGSGPSRLRNVPDIRDVRVVRGLLQLHGVTVRPGEEPGELVLDPTHVESANVADIDAHAGSSRIPILFCGPLLHRLGHAFIPGLGGCDIGGRPIDFHFDVLRQFGATIEKRADGQYLEAPQRLRGCKIRLPYPSVGSTEQVLLTAVLAEGVTELSNAAVEPEIEDLICVLQKMGAIISMDTDRTIRITGVDRLDGYTHRALPDRLEAASWASAALATEGNIYVRGAQQRSMMTFLNTYRKVGGAFEIDDEGIRFWHPGGSLNAIHLETDVHPGFQTDWQQPLVVALTQASGLSIVHETVYESRLGFTSALNQMGAHIQLYRECLGGSDCRFGQRNFLHSAVVSGPTRLQGADLVIPDLRGGFSYLIAALAAQGTSRVHGIDLINRGYENFMEKLVELGAKVELPGSALV; translated from the coding sequence ATGACCGGCACAGACGATGTCCTGCTTGTCCACGGCGGAACCCCGCTGGAGGGCGAGATCCGCGTCCGCGGCGCGAAGAACCTCGTGCCCAAGGCGATGGTCGCCGCCCTGCTCGGCAGCGGCCCCAGCCGCCTGCGCAACGTTCCCGACATCCGTGACGTCCGCGTGGTCCGCGGGCTGCTCCAGCTGCACGGAGTGACGGTCCGCCCGGGCGAGGAGCCCGGCGAGCTCGTCCTCGACCCGACGCACGTCGAGTCCGCGAACGTCGCTGACATCGATGCCCACGCCGGTTCGTCGCGCATCCCGATCCTCTTCTGCGGCCCCCTGCTCCACCGCCTCGGCCACGCCTTCATCCCGGGCCTGGGCGGCTGCGACATCGGCGGCCGGCCCATCGACTTCCACTTCGACGTGCTCCGCCAGTTCGGCGCGACCATCGAGAAGCGCGCCGACGGACAGTACCTGGAGGCCCCGCAGCGTCTTCGCGGTTGCAAGATCCGCCTCCCGTACCCCTCGGTCGGCTCGACCGAGCAGGTGCTGCTCACCGCCGTCCTCGCCGAGGGCGTCACCGAGCTGTCGAACGCGGCCGTGGAGCCCGAGATCGAGGACCTGATCTGCGTCCTGCAGAAGATGGGCGCGATCATCTCCATGGACACCGACCGGACCATCCGGATCACCGGTGTCGACCGCCTCGACGGCTACACCCACCGGGCGCTCCCGGACCGCCTGGAGGCGGCCTCCTGGGCGTCGGCGGCGCTGGCCACCGAGGGCAACATCTACGTGCGCGGCGCCCAGCAGCGCTCGATGATGACCTTCCTCAACACGTACCGGAAGGTCGGCGGCGCCTTCGAGATCGACGACGAGGGCATCCGCTTCTGGCACCCGGGCGGCTCGCTCAACGCGATCCACCTGGAGACGGACGTGCACCCGGGCTTCCAGACGGACTGGCAGCAGCCGCTGGTCGTGGCCCTGACGCAGGCCTCCGGCCTCTCCATCGTGCACGAGACGGTGTACGAGTCCCGGCTCGGCTTCACCTCCGCGCTGAACCAGATGGGTGCCCACATCCAGCTGTACCGCGAGTGCCTGGGCGGCTCCGACTGCCGCTTCGGCCAGCGGAACTTCCTGCACTCCGCGGTCGTGTCGGGCCCGACCCGGCTCCAGGGCGCCGACCTGGTCATCCCCGACCTGCGCGGCGGCTTCTCGTACCTGATCGCGGCCCTCGCCGCCCAGGGCACGAGCCGGGTCCACGGCATCGACCTGATCAACCGCGGCTACGAGAACTTCATGGAGAAGCTCGTCGAGCTGGGCGCGAAGGTCGAGCTCCCGGGCAGCGCGCTGGTGTAG
- a CDS encoding extracellular solute-binding protein, whose amino-acid sequence MKSAITAAALLLACLTATACAPQTSGGTAAADEKSGTLRVWLFQEVSNKPKEQVVRQAVAAFEKSHAGAKVEIEYIPVETRAQRVKAAFNDPASAPDLIEYGNTDTAGYVKDGGLADISAEFAAWDEAEDTDPTARQSVTVAGKVYGAPLFVGVRALYYRTDVFRELGLTAPRTQAELVTTAKKIRKARPELYGIAVGGAYTYGAMPFVWAAGGELATANGTTYKAAVDSEAARQGISTYASLFGDDNCPAAKCAQMGGNATVTAFASGKAGMAIGGDFSHAAVEAGTVKGRYAVVPLPGTTPGSIAPAFAGGNNIGVLKSTSHRTLAVDLLKSLTGKETQGRLFDAMGFLPTYTDVRTAAAQRRPFVKPFIDTLGAGTRFVPASPGWSKIDASLVLPTMFQEVVSGRKDVTTASGDAAKKMDAAFAAAG is encoded by the coding sequence ATGAAGTCCGCCATCACCGCCGCCGCACTCCTGCTCGCCTGCCTCACCGCCACCGCCTGCGCGCCCCAGACGTCCGGCGGCACCGCCGCGGCCGACGAGAAGAGCGGGACCCTGCGCGTCTGGCTCTTCCAGGAGGTGAGCAACAAGCCCAAGGAACAGGTCGTCCGGCAGGCCGTCGCCGCCTTCGAGAAGAGCCACGCGGGCGCGAAGGTCGAGATCGAGTACATCCCCGTCGAGACCCGCGCCCAGCGCGTCAAGGCCGCCTTCAACGACCCCGCCTCGGCGCCCGACCTCATCGAGTACGGCAACACCGACACCGCCGGATACGTCAAGGACGGCGGACTCGCCGACATCAGCGCCGAGTTCGCCGCCTGGGACGAGGCCGAGGACACCGACCCCACCGCCAGGCAGTCCGTCACCGTCGCCGGCAAGGTCTACGGCGCCCCGCTCTTCGTCGGCGTCCGCGCCCTGTACTACCGCACCGACGTGTTCCGGGAGCTCGGCCTCACCGCCCCCAGGACCCAGGCCGAACTCGTCACCACCGCCAAGAAGATCCGCAAGGCCAGGCCCGAGCTGTACGGCATCGCCGTCGGCGGCGCCTACACCTACGGCGCCATGCCCTTCGTCTGGGCCGCCGGCGGCGAACTCGCCACCGCGAACGGCACCACGTACAAGGCCGCCGTCGACAGCGAGGCCGCCCGCCAGGGCATCAGCACGTACGCCTCCCTCTTCGGCGACGACAACTGCCCGGCCGCCAAGTGCGCCCAGATGGGCGGCAACGCCACCGTCACCGCCTTCGCCTCCGGCAAGGCCGGCATGGCCATCGGCGGCGACTTCAGCCACGCCGCCGTCGAGGCCGGCACCGTCAAGGGCAGGTACGCCGTCGTCCCGCTGCCCGGCACCACCCCCGGCTCCATCGCCCCCGCCTTCGCCGGCGGCAACAACATCGGCGTCCTGAAGAGCACCTCCCACCGCACCCTCGCCGTCGACCTCCTCAAGTCCCTCACCGGCAAGGAGACCCAGGGCAGGCTGTTCGACGCGATGGGCTTCCTGCCCACGTACACCGACGTCCGCACCGCCGCCGCCCAGCGCCGGCCCTTCGTGAAGCCCTTCATCGACACCCTCGGCGCCGGCACCAGGTTCGTCCCCGCGTCCCCCGGCTGGAGCAAGATCGACGCCTCCCTCGTGCTGCCCACGATGTTCCAGGAGGTCGTCAGCGGCCGTAAGGACGTCACCACGGCCTCCGGCGACGCCGCGAAGAAGATGGATGCGGCGTTCGCGGCGGCGGGCTGA
- a CDS encoding acyltransferase family protein codes for MSVITDARSGRASARVPAESAGSVLPTRLDSLTSLRFFAAFAVFAHHFTGVGGKTGYGRAPSIFPYSEMGAHGVTFFFVLSGFLLTWVYKPYEHPVAFYIRRVARIWPATLVAAVLAYYVFYVRAHEAVEWKSFIASLFLVQNWLPEATPTLPGNPVTWTLSVEILFYALFPLLARFVVRMRTPLLVGLTVAGLVGMWAVNWWAFDSLAPETARWVMRHPAVYLPQFLVGMTVALLIRRGLRVPLRPIVPLALLAAYVYGYFQLRAHLSAAYDAQLEYTLRPTLAVLAALVIIAFVQRELGGHRGLLNKKPLILLGVWSYSFYLLHHSVSRFATYEWGRTADKDSALFAMLGMGLVILAMSWALYRFVEEPANRWLVRRIPARWRRTAPSVPVAQHTP; via the coding sequence GTGTCTGTCATAACCGATGCCCGGAGCGGCCGGGCCTCGGCACGGGTGCCCGCCGAATCGGCCGGATCCGTGCTGCCCACCCGCCTCGACTCGCTCACGAGTCTGAGGTTCTTCGCCGCCTTCGCGGTGTTCGCCCACCACTTCACCGGTGTGGGCGGCAAGACGGGCTACGGACGCGCCCCCTCCATCTTCCCGTACTCGGAGATGGGTGCCCACGGGGTCACCTTCTTCTTCGTCCTCTCGGGCTTCCTGCTGACCTGGGTGTACAAGCCGTACGAGCACCCGGTCGCGTTCTACATACGCCGGGTGGCGCGCATCTGGCCGGCGACCCTGGTCGCCGCCGTGCTGGCCTACTACGTCTTCTACGTCCGGGCCCACGAGGCCGTGGAGTGGAAGTCGTTCATCGCCTCGCTCTTCCTCGTGCAGAACTGGCTCCCCGAGGCCACCCCGACGCTTCCCGGCAACCCGGTGACCTGGACCCTCAGCGTCGAGATCCTCTTCTACGCCCTGTTCCCGCTGCTCGCCCGCTTCGTCGTCCGGATGCGCACCCCGCTCCTGGTCGGGCTGACCGTCGCCGGCCTCGTCGGCATGTGGGCGGTCAACTGGTGGGCCTTCGACAGCCTGGCCCCCGAGACGGCCCGCTGGGTCATGCGCCACCCCGCCGTCTACCTGCCGCAGTTCCTCGTCGGCATGACGGTCGCCCTGCTGATCCGCCGCGGCCTCCGCGTCCCGCTGCGCCCGATCGTGCCGCTCGCGCTGCTGGCCGCCTACGTCTACGGCTACTTCCAGCTGCGCGCCCACCTGTCCGCCGCCTACGACGCGCAGCTGGAGTACACGCTCCGGCCCACGCTCGCCGTGCTCGCCGCGCTGGTCATCATCGCGTTCGTGCAGCGGGAGCTCGGCGGCCACCGCGGTCTCCTCAACAAGAAGCCGCTCATCCTGCTGGGCGTGTGGTCGTACAGCTTCTACCTGCTGCACCACTCGGTGAGCCGCTTCGCCACGTACGAGTGGGGACGGACCGCGGACAAGGACTCGGCGCTCTTCGCGATGCTCGGGATGGGCCTCGTCATCCTGGCGATGTCCTGGGCGCTCTACCGTTTCGTCGAGGAGCCCGCCAACCGCTGGCTCGTCCGCCGCATCCCCGCCCGCTGGCGGCGTACGGCCCCGTCCGTCCCCGTCGCCCAGCACACGCCGTGA
- a CDS encoding YqgE/AlgH family protein, with amino-acid sequence MTEVSSLTGRLLVATPALADPNFDRAVVLLLDHDDEGSLGVVLNRPTPVTVGDILAPWAALAGEPGVVFQGGPVSLDAALGVAVIPGDEGPLGWRRVYGAIGLVDLETPPELLGPALGSLRIFAGYAGWGPGQLESELGDGAWYVVESEPGDVSSPRPETLWRQVLRRQRGELAMIATYPDDPSLN; translated from the coding sequence ATGACCGAGGTGTCCTCGCTCACAGGACGGCTGCTCGTGGCCACCCCCGCGCTGGCGGACCCGAATTTCGACCGCGCGGTGGTCCTGCTGCTCGACCACGACGACGAGGGCTCGCTCGGCGTCGTCCTCAACCGGCCCACGCCCGTCACCGTCGGCGACATCCTCGCCCCCTGGGCGGCCCTCGCCGGCGAGCCCGGCGTCGTCTTCCAGGGCGGCCCCGTCTCGCTCGACGCGGCCCTCGGCGTCGCCGTCATCCCCGGCGACGAGGGCCCCCTCGGCTGGCGCCGGGTGTACGGCGCGATCGGCCTGGTCGACCTGGAGACCCCGCCCGAGCTGCTCGGGCCGGCGCTCGGTTCGCTGCGGATCTTCGCGGGGTACGCGGGCTGGGGCCCCGGCCAGCTGGAGTCCGAGCTCGGCGACGGGGCCTGGTACGTGGTCGAGTCGGAGCCCGGTGACGTCTCCTCGCCGCGCCCCGAGACGCTCTGGCGGCAGGTGCTGCGACGGCAGCGCGGTGAACTCGCGATGATTGCGACATATCCGGACGATCCATCCCTCAACTGA